The stretch of DNA TTACGCGGTCCTCACCGCTTTCCACGACGGGAGGGTCGCACAGGCCGCTGTCGACCGGCATGAAAGCCAGGAGGAGGCGGACCGGCTGATCATGGCCCTGGCCGTTGCCGGCGGGGCGGCCGCCGTGCTGGGGGCGCTCGCATCGGTGTGGATGGCCACGCGCGCGATGCACCCGCTGGCTGAAAGCCTCGCCCTGCAGCGCCGCTTCGTCGCCGATGCCAGCCATGAGTTGCGCACCCCGCTGACGTTGCTCAGCACCAGGGCACAGCTGCTGCGCCGGAAGCTGACCGCGCAGGGCGCTGCGCCGCCGCCGGACGAGATCGCCACCGGTGTGGAGCGGATCGTCCAGGACTCGAAGCTGCTCACCGGCATCCTCGACGATCTGCTGATGTCAGCGGACCCCCGCAGCTCGGCTGACCATGAGCCGGTCAACCTGGCCGATGTTGCGGCCAATGCCGTTGCCCTGGCGGGGGCGGAGGCCCAGAAGCGTTCCATCCGGCTGGAATGCAGTTCCCCTTCGGTGCCCGTCACCGTCCATGGCTCGGCCGTGTCCCTGGGGCGCGTGTGCACGGCACTGATTTCCAACGCGCTGGACCACGCCAACTCCGCCGTCGAGGTGCAGGTCAGCACACGGGGCGGCCACGCGATCGTCCGGGTTGCCGACGACGGCCCAGGCTTCGCCCCCGGCTCAGGCACCAGGGCTTTTGAACGCTTCGCCTCCTCACGGTCCGGGGCCGGTGCAGACGGGGGACCGCGCCACTACGGACTCGGGCTGGCGCTGGTCGCTGAGATCGCCGCCCTTCACGACGGCCGCGTCAGCGTCGAAGAACAACGGCCGGGAGGCGGCGCTGCCATCGTGGTTACCCTGCCGCTGTCCCGAAAGCCAAAGCCTGCTGACAGGAATGTCTAAGAAACGGCAAAGAAACTGCGGGCACTATTGAAGGAGAGGCATTCCCCGCACGGAATGG from Arthrobacter sp. PAMC25564 encodes:
- a CDS encoding HAMP domain-containing sensor histidine kinase, which produces MSTRERSELRGAVVRLALQFTALILVLLALMGGLMYSVVAARADESDNRKLEGATLVDAPRDAPLDVFVAISGNGQLTVSRNMPAGLPDTGAIGRVQSSHISERGTVQVAGRSYAVLTAFHDGRVAQAAVDRHESQEEADRLIMALAVAGGAAAVLGALASVWMATRAMHPLAESLALQRRFVADASHELRTPLTLLSTRAQLLRRKLTAQGAAPPPDEIATGVERIVQDSKLLTGILDDLLMSADPRSSADHEPVNLADVAANAVALAGAEAQKRSIRLECSSPSVPVTVHGSAVSLGRVCTALISNALDHANSAVEVQVSTRGGHAIVRVADDGPGFAPGSGTRAFERFASSRSGAGADGGPRHYGLGLALVAEIAALHDGRVSVEEQRPGGGAAIVVTLPLSRKPKPADRNV